A genomic segment from Nocardia cyriacigeorgica GUH-2 encodes:
- the ychF gene encoding redox-regulated ATPase YchF — protein MSLTLGIVGLPNVGKSTLFNALTRNDVLAANYPFATIEPNVGVVPLPDPRLDKLAEIFGSERIVPATVSFVDIAGIVKGASEGAGLGNKFLANIREADAICQVVRVFADDDVVHVDGRVDPSADIEVIETELILADLQTLEKAVVRLDKEAKVKKDRKPVADAAKAAQEILNSGTTLFAAADRVDTELLKELSLLTTKPFLYVFNADESVLTDDAKIAELKASVAPADAVFLDAKVEAELLELDAESAAELLESIGQHEPGLHSLARAGFHTLGLQTYLTAGPKEARAWTIHQGDTAPKAAGVIHTDFERGFIKAEVVAYDDLVEAGSMAAAKAAGKVRMEGKDYVMVDGDVVEFRFNV, from the coding sequence GTGAGTCTCACCCTCGGAATCGTCGGCCTGCCCAACGTCGGAAAGTCGACGCTGTTCAACGCGCTGACCCGCAACGACGTGCTGGCCGCGAACTACCCGTTCGCGACCATCGAGCCGAACGTCGGGGTGGTCCCGCTGCCCGACCCGCGCCTGGACAAGCTGGCCGAGATCTTCGGCTCCGAGCGCATCGTGCCCGCCACCGTCTCCTTCGTCGACATCGCCGGCATCGTCAAGGGCGCGTCCGAGGGCGCGGGCCTGGGCAACAAGTTCCTCGCCAACATCCGCGAAGCCGACGCCATCTGCCAGGTCGTGCGCGTGTTCGCCGATGACGACGTCGTCCATGTCGACGGTCGCGTCGACCCCTCGGCCGACATCGAGGTCATCGAAACCGAGCTCATCCTCGCCGACCTGCAAACCCTGGAAAAGGCCGTCGTCCGCCTGGACAAGGAAGCCAAGGTCAAAAAGGACCGCAAGCCCGTCGCCGACGCCGCCAAGGCCGCCCAGGAAATCCTCAACAGCGGCACCACCCTCTTCGCCGCCGCCGACAGGGTCGACACCGAGCTCCTCAAAGAACTCTCCCTGCTCACCACCAAGCCCTTCCTCTACGTCTTCAACGCCGACGAATCCGTCCTCACCGACGACGCGAAGATCGCCGAACTGAAGGCCTCCGTAGCCCCCGCCGACGCGGTCTTCCTCGACGCCAAGGTGGAAGCCGAACTCCTCGAACTCGACGCCGAATCCGCCGCCGAACTCCTCGAATCCATCGGCCAGCACGAACCCGGCCTGCACTCCCTCGCCCGCGCCGGCTTCCACACCCTCGGATTGCAGACGTATCTGACAGCCGGTCCGAAGGAAGCTCGGGCCTGGACCATCCACCAGGGCGACACCGCGCCGAAGGCCGCCGGCGTCATCCACACCGACTTCGAGCGTGGGTTCATCAAGGCCGAAGTCGTTGCGTACGACGACCTCGTCGAAGCCGGGTCCATGGCGGCTGCCAAGGCCGCGGGCAAGGTGCGGATGGAAGGGAAGGACTACGTCATGGTCGATGGTGACGTGGTCGAGTTCCGCTTCAACGTGTAG
- a CDS encoding VOC family protein yields MTTPTSTTTHVWPCLAFRDARAAAQFLTDAFGFELTALYAREDDPSVVEHGEMRWPAGGGIMFGSTGRNDSEFGQRPAGAASLYLVCDDPDALYERAAKAGARIVREMRDEDYGSRGFSAADPEGNLWSFGTYAGE; encoded by the coding sequence ATGACTACGCCAACTTCCACCACCACCCACGTCTGGCCGTGCCTGGCCTTCCGGGATGCCCGGGCGGCGGCGCAATTCCTCACCGATGCTTTCGGTTTCGAGCTCACGGCGCTGTATGCGCGCGAGGACGATCCGTCCGTCGTCGAGCACGGCGAAATGCGCTGGCCGGCCGGCGGCGGCATCATGTTCGGCTCCACCGGCCGCAATGACAGCGAGTTCGGGCAGCGTCCAGCGGGCGCGGCCTCGCTGTATCTGGTGTGCGACGACCCGGACGCCCTCTACGAACGCGCCGCGAAGGCGGGCGCGCGCATCGTGCGCGAGATGCGCGATGAGGACTACGGTTCGCGCGGTTTCAGCGCCGCCGACCCGGAGGGCAACCTCTGGAGTTTCGGCACCTACGCCGGCGAATGA
- a CDS encoding malonic semialdehyde reductase — protein MTTTQPTDLLELDAAAQDLLFREARTANTFTDEPVADEQIQAIYDLIKWGPTSMNQQPLRAVVLRSPDARARLVQHMAEGNKDKTTKAPLTVVLFADNNFHEHLPTMFPHMEGAKDFFADEAYREHSAKLNAALQIAYFIVGIRAAGLAAGPMNGFDHAAVEKEFFPEGGHHALVAINIGKPGPDAWFPRSPRFEAKDVITTL, from the coding sequence ATGACCACCACCCAGCCGACCGACCTGCTCGAGCTCGACGCCGCCGCCCAGGACCTGCTGTTCCGCGAGGCGCGCACCGCCAACACCTTCACCGACGAGCCGGTCGCCGACGAACAGATCCAGGCCATCTACGACCTGATCAAGTGGGGTCCGACCTCGATGAACCAGCAGCCGCTGCGCGCGGTGGTGCTGCGCTCGCCCGACGCCCGCGCCCGGCTGGTACAGCACATGGCCGAGGGCAACAAGGACAAGACCACCAAGGCACCGCTGACCGTGGTCCTGTTCGCCGACAACAACTTCCACGAGCACCTGCCCACGATGTTCCCGCATATGGAAGGCGCCAAGGACTTCTTCGCCGACGAGGCCTACCGCGAGCATTCGGCCAAGCTCAACGCCGCCCTGCAGATCGCCTACTTCATCGTCGGCATCCGCGCCGCCGGCTTGGCCGCCGGTCCGATGAACGGCTTCGACCATGCCGCCGTGGAGAAGGAATTCTTCCCCGAGGGTGGCCACCACGCGCTGGTCGCCATCAATATCGGCAAGCCCGGCCCGGACGCCTGGTTCCCGCGCAGCCCGCGGTTCGAGGCGAAGGACGTCATCACGACGCTCTGA
- a CDS encoding AraC family transcriptional regulator, with protein sequence MAPISEVVTARPAPGLTAFIDRYIGYRMTGYPPGLHRGLPSRHMTFIVAIGPTIDVVTQTDAKQAPADYRCVLSGLQPGPAAIAHNGTQEGVAIELTPLGSRVLFGMPAGELWNLSVELSDVTGPVAQQLAEELHLHAQWPRRFEACDRVLTKLAHPDRLVSPELSWAWRAVVGSGGTLPVGPLAERIGWSRQHLTRRFGAEFGLSPKLAARIARFDRAKAMLARTPSFVSIAQIAATCGYYDQAHLNRDFAELAGCSPTTWLAEEIPSVQDPELPGE encoded by the coding sequence ATGGCTCCGATCTCGGAGGTGGTGACGGCGCGGCCGGCGCCGGGGCTGACGGCGTTCATCGACCGCTATATCGGCTACCGGATGACGGGGTATCCGCCCGGTCTGCATCGTGGGCTGCCGTCGCGGCATATGACGTTCATCGTGGCGATCGGGCCGACCATCGACGTCGTCACCCAGACCGATGCGAAGCAGGCGCCGGCCGACTACCGCTGCGTGCTGAGCGGATTGCAGCCGGGGCCGGCGGCGATCGCGCACAACGGGACCCAGGAGGGTGTGGCGATCGAGCTGACGCCGCTGGGCAGCCGGGTGTTGTTCGGTATGCCCGCGGGCGAACTCTGGAACCTCTCGGTGGAGTTGTCGGATGTGACGGGCCCGGTGGCGCAGCAGTTGGCCGAGGAACTGCATCTGCACGCGCAGTGGCCGCGCCGATTCGAAGCCTGCGATCGCGTGCTCACGAAACTGGCCCATCCGGACCGGTTGGTGTCGCCGGAGTTGAGCTGGGCGTGGCGGGCGGTGGTCGGCTCCGGCGGGACGCTGCCGGTGGGTCCGCTGGCCGAGCGAATCGGCTGGAGCCGACAGCATCTGACCCGCCGGTTCGGCGCGGAATTCGGGCTCAGCCCCAAGCTCGCCGCGCGGATCGCCCGATTCGATCGGGCCAAGGCGATGCTGGCGCGCACGCCGTCGTTCGTCAGCATCGCGCAGATCGCGGCGACCTGCGGTTATTACGACCAGGCGCATCTGAATCGGGACTTCGCGGAGCTGGCCGGATGCAGTCCGACCACCTGGCTGGCCGAGGAGATTCCATCCGTCCAAGACCCGGAGCTACCCGGCGAGTGA
- a CDS encoding carbohydrate ABC transporter permease, protein MDRAIVRRLVSGAGVYAALVVVAWAALTPILWALSGSLKSEGAVTDPAPIPADPQWSNYTEVFDLLPLGRMLLNTTVYAACVTAGQVFFCSLAGYAFARLPFRGRETLFLAYLATLMVPLTVTLIPQFLLMRAFGWVDTPWAMIVPGVFGSAFGTYLMRQFFLTLPAELEEAAILDGCTTWQIYWRVLLPQVRPALMVLAVLTWITVWNDFLWPLVMIQRDEIATATLGLVRLQGQYHTKWPILMATSMLILLPLLLLYAVAQRAFIRGIALSGLGGR, encoded by the coding sequence ATGGATCGCGCGATCGTCCGCCGGTTGGTGTCCGGAGCCGGGGTGTACGCGGCGCTCGTGGTCGTCGCGTGGGCAGCGTTGACGCCGATCCTGTGGGCGTTGTCGGGATCGCTGAAAAGCGAGGGCGCCGTCACGGATCCCGCACCGATCCCCGCCGATCCGCAGTGGTCGAACTACACCGAAGTATTCGATCTGCTCCCGCTCGGCCGGATGCTGCTCAACACCACCGTCTATGCCGCATGCGTGACGGCCGGTCAGGTCTTCTTCTGCTCACTGGCCGGATACGCCTTCGCGCGCTTGCCTTTTCGCGGTCGTGAGACGCTGTTCCTGGCCTACCTGGCGACACTGATGGTGCCGCTCACAGTCACCCTCATCCCGCAATTCCTGCTCATGCGTGCCTTCGGCTGGGTGGACACCCCCTGGGCGATGATCGTGCCCGGCGTCTTCGGCAGCGCCTTCGGCACCTATCTGATGCGCCAGTTCTTCCTGACGCTGCCCGCCGAACTCGAGGAAGCCGCCATCCTCGACGGCTGCACCACCTGGCAGATCTACTGGCGCGTCCTGCTCCCACAGGTCCGGCCCGCGCTCATGGTGCTCGCCGTACTCACCTGGATCACGGTCTGGAACGATTTCCTCTGGCCGCTGGTGATGATCCAGCGCGACGAGATCGCCACCGCCACACTGGGATTGGTCCGCCTGCAAGGGCAGTATCACACCAAGTGGCCGATCCTCATGGCCACGTCGATGCTGATCCTGCTGCCGCTGTTGCTGCTGTACGCCGTCGCCCAGCGGGCCTTCATCCGCGGGATCGCTCTGTCGGGGCTGGGTGGACGTTGA
- a CDS encoding quinone oxidoreductase family protein, with product MRRVQYQHSGGPEVLEIVSVDVPTPGPGELLVRVEAVGVTLPVVRKVREQRDPIPLGGEIAGEVVAVGEGVENYAPGYRVTGLVFGHGYAEYALLSVAMASPIPDGASAVDAVALVRTGLVALGALDAANPVEGESALVTAAASGVGHLAVQLARVRGAARVVGAVSDPAKAEFVRGLGADEVVAYEDSAWGAPVDYALEAVGGELLAPALAAVRTGGRMVAYSSGGGTVEAFDLLSGAKSVTGFQIARIAREQPDVYEHWRQELWQYFASGLLHPAVHEEFALEDAAAAHTVIEKRANLGKVVLIP from the coding sequence ATGCGGCGGGTGCAATACCAGCACAGCGGGGGTCCCGAGGTGCTCGAGATCGTCTCGGTCGATGTGCCGACGCCCGGTCCGGGCGAATTGCTCGTCCGCGTCGAAGCCGTCGGGGTGACGCTGCCGGTGGTGCGGAAGGTGCGCGAACAGCGCGACCCGATTCCGCTGGGTGGCGAGATCGCCGGTGAAGTGGTCGCCGTCGGCGAAGGGGTCGAGAACTACGCACCCGGCTACCGAGTGACCGGCCTGGTCTTCGGGCACGGTTACGCCGAATACGCGCTGTTGTCGGTGGCGATGGCTTCGCCGATTCCTGACGGCGCGTCGGCGGTCGACGCGGTGGCGCTGGTCCGCACCGGGCTGGTGGCGTTGGGCGCGCTCGATGCGGCGAATCCGGTCGAGGGTGAATCGGCGTTGGTCACCGCGGCGGCGTCCGGTGTCGGGCATCTGGCTGTGCAGCTGGCCCGGGTCCGGGGTGCGGCGCGGGTGGTCGGTGCGGTGTCCGATCCCGCCAAGGCCGAGTTCGTGCGGGGGCTCGGTGCCGACGAGGTCGTCGCTTATGAGGACTCCGCGTGGGGCGCGCCCGTCGATTACGCCCTCGAGGCCGTCGGCGGTGAGCTGCTCGCACCCGCCCTCGCCGCGGTACGCACCGGTGGACGCATGGTCGCCTACAGCTCCGGCGGAGGCACCGTCGAAGCCTTCGACCTGCTCTCGGGCGCCAAATCGGTGACCGGATTCCAGATCGCCCGCATCGCGCGCGAACAGCCCGACGTCTACGAGCACTGGCGTCAGGAACTGTGGCAGTACTTCGCGTCCGGGCTGCTGCATCCGGCGGTGCACGAGGAGTTCGCGTTGGAAGACGCGGCCGCCGCGCACACCGTCATCGAGAAGCGGGCCAACCTCGGCAAGGTCGTGCTGATCCCCTGA
- a CDS encoding carbohydrate ABC transporter permease: protein MVRRRARAGRWFVAANVAGVGVFLVGPLVVSLYLSFFSWDLFSAPRFVGLANYRRLFTADPLFLIAVRNTVVFTLLTLLPTVAIGLVVAALLNRAVAGIGFFRTAAFLPLVASTVAMAVVWRFIFTTDDGLLNLLLGWFGIDPVPWLIDPDLALVSLSIVTVWKSVPFATVILLAAMQGVPEQLYEAARIDGAGALRRFWSITIPLIRGPLSFVFVITIINSVQAFDQAYALTGGNGGPETGTYLLGIMLFQHAFAFYEVGYASALAWVMFAGLFVLTVLQLRYARRGEVEG from the coding sequence CTGGTGCGGCGGCGGGCGCGGGCGGGGCGGTGGTTTGTCGCGGCGAATGTGGCGGGGGTGGGGGTGTTCCTGGTCGGACCGCTCGTGGTGTCGCTCTATTTGAGCTTCTTCTCGTGGGATTTGTTCAGTGCGCCGAGGTTCGTCGGGCTCGCGAACTACCGGAGGCTGTTCACCGCGGATCCGCTGTTCCTCATCGCCGTGCGAAATACGGTGGTCTTCACGCTGCTGACGCTGCTCCCGACGGTCGCGATAGGGCTGGTGGTGGCCGCGTTGCTGAATCGCGCGGTGGCAGGCATCGGCTTCTTCCGCACGGCCGCGTTCCTGCCGCTGGTCGCGTCCACGGTGGCGATGGCGGTGGTGTGGCGGTTCATCTTCACCACCGACGACGGCCTGCTCAACCTGCTGCTGGGCTGGTTCGGCATCGATCCGGTGCCCTGGTTGATCGACCCGGATCTGGCGCTGGTGTCGTTGAGCATCGTCACGGTGTGGAAGAGCGTGCCGTTCGCCACCGTCATCCTGCTGGCGGCCATGCAAGGAGTGCCCGAGCAGCTGTACGAGGCCGCGCGTATCGACGGCGCCGGTGCGCTGAGACGGTTCTGGTCGATCACGATCCCGCTGATCCGCGGTCCGCTGTCGTTCGTCTTCGTCATCACGATCATCAACTCGGTCCAGGCCTTCGACCAGGCCTATGCGCTGACCGGCGGGAACGGCGGCCCGGAAACCGGCACCTACCTGCTCGGAATCATGCTGTTCCAGCACGCTTTCGCGTTCTACGAGGTCGGGTACGCGTCGGCGCTCGCGTGGGTGATGTTCGCGGGATTGTTCGTGCTGACGGTGCTGCAACTGCGGTATGCGCGGCGAGGCGAGGTCGAGGGATGA